From Juglans regia cultivar Chandler chromosome 6, Walnut 2.0, whole genome shotgun sequence, the proteins below share one genomic window:
- the LOC108986187 gene encoding uncharacterized protein LOC108986187, translating into MACQSLSTTTWKTKTRCQNSASKISCYFHKPSSMFHFFATIPNGQHNKLHPFIACSLGPSSSQTPTSSSSCNSTRSASSSSSCSTSYAATFRHTTSKKSAENERKHDLSFSVVHVDDSSILKQMIKKAKAQNPLKVGLKSLARKRPLWLKFWFSSKKIRSIIMLNVITVIFASNIPVVKDVETSMDAATFSAVRFVVSAIPFLPFVFHAQDDIKTRNAGMELGLWVSLGYLIEAVGLLTADAGRASFISLFTVIVVPLLDGLLGAIVPTRTWFGILMSSVGIAMLECSGSPPSVGDLLNFLSAIFFGIHMLRTEHISRNTKKENFLALLGYEVCVVALLSTIWVLIGGWYDGVNGYNQSSWTWTELWDSIVAFPWIAALYTGVFSTGLCLWVEIAAMRDVSATETAIIYGLEPLWGAGFAWFLLGERWGTIGWIGAALVLGGSLMVQILGSLPPNEANETEQATRKGDLLLVSEKQKLQNGLSTSPVIVRKDEMDMFK; encoded by the exons ATGGCTTGCCAATCATTATCAACAACAACATGGAAGACAAAAACAAGATGTCAAAACTCTGCTTCCAAAATCTCATGCTACTTTCATAAACCTTCCTCCATGTTTCACTTCTTTGCCACCATTCCCAACGGCCAGCATAATAAACTGCACCCTTTTATTGCTTGCTCATTGGGCCCCTCCTCATCACAAACACccacctcttcttcttcttgtaattCTACAAGAtctgcatcttcttcttcttcttgttctacTTCTTATGCAGCTACTTTTAGGCACACAACGAGCAAGAAATCTGCAGAGAATGAAAGGAAACATGATTTGAGTTTCTCAGTTGTTCATGTTGATGATTCCAGTATATTGAAGCAGATGATAAAGAAAGCTAAGGCTCAGAATCCTTTGAAGGTGGGATTGAAATCGCTTGCTAGAAAGCGGCCTTTGTGGCTGAAATTTTGGTTTTCATCCAAGAAGATAAGGAGCATTATCATGCTAAATGTCATCACTGTTATCTTTG CAAGCAACATTCCAGTTGTGAAAGATGTTGAAACTAGCATGGATGCAGCAACCTTCTCTGCAGTGCGATTTGTTGTGTCAGCCATCCCGTTTTTGCCATTTGTCTTTCATGCTCAAGATGACATCAAGACTCGCAATGCAGGGATGGAGTTGGGATTGTGGGTGAGTTTAGGGTACCTTATTGAGGCAGTTGGTCTGCTTACAGCTGATGCAGGGCGTGCATCATTCATTTCTTTGTTTACA GTTATTGTGGTACCTTTGCTTGATGGCCTCTTAGGAGCAATTGTACCTACCCGTACATGGTTTGGAATTCTCATGTCCTCTGTTGGGATTGCTATGCTGGAATGCAGTGGATCTCCTCCAAGT GTTGGAGATCTCTTGAACTTTTTGAgtgcaattttttttggaattcacATGCTTCGAACCGAACATATATCAAGaaacacaaagaaagaaaacttcttaGCACTTCTTGGATACGAG GTGTGTGTAGTTGCCCTGTTATCGACCATCTGGGTTTTAATTGGAGGATGGTATGATGGTGTGAATGGCTATAACCAATCATCATGGACATGGACAGAATTATGGGATTCGATTGTCGCATTTCCATGGATAGCTGCTCTTTATACCGGCGTATTCTCAACTGGATTGTGCCTGTGGGTAGAG ATTGCAGCCATGCGTGACGTTTCAGCAACAGAAACAGCCATAATTTATGGGCTGGAGCCACTCTGGGGTGCAGGTTTTGCTTGGTTTCTCCTTGGGGAAAGGTGGGGTACAATTGGATGGATTGGAGCTGCTCTTGTCCTTG GTGGAAGCTTAATGGTACAGATATTAGGATCTTTACCACCCAATGAAGCTAATGAAACTGAACAGGCTACTCGAAAAGGAGATCTCCTGCTAGTTTCAGAAAagcaaaaactccaaaatggTCTCTCCACTTCACCAGTTATTGTAAGAAAGGATGAAATGGATATGTTCAAGTGA